A region of Larimichthys crocea isolate SSNF chromosome X, L_crocea_2.0, whole genome shotgun sequence DNA encodes the following proteins:
- the LOC104930186 gene encoding leucine-rich repeat LGI family member 2, with protein sequence MTHTKQWLLTGFALLYIYGAAESKRNFKCPSGCSCSKETIICVGTLQIPRTIPNEINSLSMVNGSISEITEGMFALMPSLQLLLLNANSLTTIKDDAFSGLPHLEYLFIEGNKIETITKNAFRGLRDLTHLSLANNKMRFLPRDLFFDLDSLLELDLRGNVFQCNCENKWLMTWLKNTNATVSDVFCAGPSDMKGKRLNDLPIPPGECISTDFVRHQSIPIQSMSADIFSFKEDIYVAMAAPNSNSCVVMEWDHIEMNFRKFDNITGKSVVGCKSVLIDNHVLIIVTQLFGGSHIYKFDDQQNKFTKFQTIEVFNISKPNDIEVFQMDGDWYFVIVDSSKSGLSTLYKWTDQPDRNETGFYSYQFLHEWFRDTDAEFLEVEGKSYLILASRSQSPVIYLWNKSTLKFILHEEIPHVDDVVAVKAFREENELYLAMTCYIGDSKVLKWANKQFTEVQALPSRGAMILQPFTFTDRHYLALGSDYSFTQIYLWDTETKTFHKFKDIYVQSPRSFTVVNTDRRNFIFSSSFKGKSMVFEHIIVDLSL encoded by the exons ATGACACACACTAAGCAGTGGCTACTGACCGGTTTTGCGCTTCTGTACATTTATGGAGCAGCTGAATCTAAAAGGAATTTCAAATGTCCTTCAGGATGCTCCTGCTCCAAGGAGACCATCATCTGCGTCGGTACTTTACAGATCCCACGGACTATACCGAATGAAATCAACTCACT GAGCATGGTAAATGGATCTATATCTGAAATTACAGAGGGGATGTTTGCACTCATGCCCTCTCTTCAGCTGTT ACTTCTAAATGCAAATTCTCTGACCACAATCAAAGATGATGCTTTCTCTGGCCTTCCACATCTAGAATATTT ATTCATTGAAGGGAACAAGATCGAAACGATCACCAAAAATGCCTTTCGTGGTCTGCGAGATTTGACTCATCT GTCACTTGCCAATAACAAGATGAGGTTTCTGCCAAGAGATCTGTTTTTTGACTTGGATTCGTTGCTCGAACT GGATCTGCGCGGCAACGTTTTCCAGTGCAATTGTGAGAACAAATGGCTGATGACatggctgaaaaacacaaatgccacAGTATCGGATGTCTTCTGCGCAGGCCCAAGTGACATGAAGGGCAAGCGGCTCAATGACCTTCCCATTCCACCGGGCGAGTGTATCTCCACAG ACTTTGTGCGTCATCAGTCCATTCCCATTCAGTCCATGTCAGCAGACATCTTCTCCTTTAAAGAGGACATCTACGTGGCGATGGCTGCCCCCAACTCCAACAGCTGTGTGGTCATGGAGTGGGACCACATTGAAATGAATTTCAGGAAGTTTGACAATATAACAG GGAAGTCTGTTGTTGGATGCAAGTCAGTTCTGATCGACAACCATGTCTTGATAATTGTTACTCAGCTCTTTGGTGGCTCCCATATTTACAAGTTTGACGACCAACAAAACAAGTTCACAAAGTTTCAAACTATCGAGGTCTTTAACATCTCCAAACCAAATGACATTGAGGTCTTCCAAATGGATGGCGATTGGTATTTTGTGATTGTGGACAGCTCTAAGTCAGGTCTGTCTACTCTGTACAAGTGGACCGACCAACCAGACCGCAATGAAACTGGTTTCTACTCCTACCAGTTTCTCCACGAGTGGTTTCGTGACACAGATGCTGAGTTTCTTGAGGTGGAGGGGAAGTCTTACCTCATCCTAGCCAGTCGCTCTCAGTCACCTGTCATCTACCTATGGAACAAGAGCACCCTGAAGTTCATACTTCACGAAGAAATCCCACATGTCGATGACGTGGTGGCAGTCAAAGCTTTCCGGGAGGAGAACGAGTTGTATCTGGCCATGACTTGCTACATTGGTGACTCCAAAGTCCTCAAGTGGGCCAATAAGCAGTTTACTGAGGTGCAGGCTCTGCCTTCTCGAGGGGCAATGATCCTCCAACCTTTCACCTTCACAGACAGGCACTACCTTGCTCTTGGTAGCGATTATTCCTTCACACAAATCTACCTCTGGGATACGGagaccaaaacatttcacaagTTCAAGGACATTTATGTGCAGTCGCCTCGGTCATTTACGGTAGTAAACACTGACCGGAGGAATTTCATCTTCTCATCCAGCTTCAAGGGCAAATCAATGGTTTTTGAGCATATTATTGTAGATTTAAGCTTATAA
- the LOC104930206 gene encoding coiled-coil domain-containing protein 149 isoform X1, translating to MDPSRRSEADWQGLINEFLICKRKLESKKEALLILSKELDTCQQERDQYKLMANQLRERHQGLKKKYRELIDGDPSLPPEKRNQVNLAQLLRDSREKSSQLSDEVKELKQRLAEAQGDNKLLRMTITKQRLGDEEVGTRHFPAHEREDLVRQLERAREQNEVLEHSVKSLTDELQDVRAERDVFQQKAHRLNVEMNHIMGNDEIRILDIDALCMENRYLHQRFSQLQEEVSLLKANLVKYKSALECKKTSKISGKANSSALTGVLSAKQVKELLLSEENGCSLPVTPQSISDLKSLATALLETIHEKNMVVQHQRQINKILGTRVAELENKLKTLEMSGLWSLPGLTYNVSLGVYGRGKRDAIILNAQQKESTQSPGQEGDKESEKISSTEVPNQESGPPAVSCGEEEELHEEAPSPSSEERCHQKPSDQSAEEEPKTPDSEECHDGVKYHDSGQSEITIDLTALTSHESEEEECLSDSSATVPDVNTEHLSELCHQTLENSGGREDESDEYTEGVESAETECIITEESIFIAGPSTATTKSAEGPEDVCSNQETELSEETDVCV from the exons aTGGATCCGTCCCGGAGGAGCGAGGCTGACTGGCAGGGACTGATCAACGAG TTCCTGATTTGTAAGCGGAAGTTGGAAAGTAAGAAAGAAGCTCTCCTGATCCTGTCTAAGGAGCTGGACACCTGCCAGCAGGAGAGGGATCAGTACAAACTGATGGCCAACCAGCTCCGTGAGCGACACCAAGGACTCAAGAAGAAGTACAGAGAGCTCATT GATGGAgatccctctctgcctcctgagAAAAGGAATCAA GTGAATTTAGCCCAGCTCCTGAGAGACTCCAGAGAAAAAAGCAGCCAACTCTCTGATGAAGTGAAGGAGCTGAAACAAAGACTGGCAGAAGCTCAGGGTGATAACAAG CTCCTACGAATGACCATCACCAAACAGAGGCTGGGTGACGAGGAGGTCGGCACTCGCCACTTTCCTGCACATGAGCGAGAGGATCTGGTCAGACAATTAGAAAGAGCTCgagaacag AACGAGGTCCTGGAGCACAGTGTGAAGTCGCTCACAGACGAGCTGCAGGACGTACGAGCAGAGCGCGACGTGTTTCAGCAGAAGGCTCATCGTCTCAACGTGGAAATGAACCACATCATGGGAAACGACGAGATACGGATTTTAGACATAGATGCACTCTGCATGGAGAACAG GTATTTGCATCAGCGTTTCAGTCAACTTCAAGAAGAAGTCAGCTTGCTCAAAGCAAATCTGGTGAAGTACAAG aGTGCCCTGGAGTGCAAAAAAACCTCTAAAATCTCTGGGAAAGCCAACAGTAGTGCACTGACCGGGGTGCTGTCTGCTAAACAAG TCAAAGAATTGTTGCTGTCTGAAGAAAACGGCTGCAGTTTGCCGGTGACTCCTCAGTCCATCTCTGACCTCAAATCTCTCGCCACAGCTCTACTGGAAACCATCCATGAGAAGAATATGGTGGTTCAACACCAACGGCAGATCAACAA gATTCTTGGAACTCGAGTAGCAGAGCTGGAgaataaactaaaaacattagAAATGTCTGGATTATGGAGCCTGCCAG GCCTGACTTATAATGTGTCTCTGGGAGTATATGGAA gagggaagagagacGCCATCATCCTGAACGCTCAGCAGAAGGAGTCGACTCAGTCGCCTGGACAGGAAG GTGATAAAGAGTCAGAAAAAATATCCTCCACAGAAGTCCCAAACCAAGAGAGTGGACCACCAGCTGTGTCatgtggagaggaagaggagcttcATGAGGAGGCACCGTCGCCATCCAGCGAGGAGAGGTGCCACCAGAAGCCTTCAGACCAGTCAGCTGAGGAAGAGCCAAAGACACCAGACAGCGAAGAGTGTCACGACGGCGTAAAGTATCATGACAGCGGCCAATCAGAGATCACAATTGATTTAACGGCTTTAACGAGTCATGAGTCGGAAGAAGAGGAGTGCCTGAGTGATTCCTCTGCCACGGTGCCAGATGTGAACACAGAGCATCTGTCAGAACTCTGCCACCAAACTTTAGAGAActcaggaggaagagaggatgagTCGGATGAGTACACTGAAGGGGTGGAAAGTGCTGAAACAGAGTGTATTATAACAGAGGAAAGTATCTTTATCGCTGGACCATCTACCGCTACGACAAAGTCTGCTGAAGGACCAGAGGATGTTTGCTCAAACCAGGAGACAGAGCTGTCAGAAGagacagatgtttgtgtttga
- the LOC104930206 gene encoding coiled-coil domain-containing protein 149 isoform X2 produces the protein MDPSRRSEADWQGLINEFLICKRKLESKKEALLILSKELDTCQQERDQYKLMANQLRERHQGLKKKYRELIDGDPSLPPEKRNQVNLAQLLRDSREKSSQLSDEVKELKQRLAEAQGDNKLLRMTITKQRLGDEEVGTRHFPAHEREDLVRQLERAREQNEVLEHSVKSLTDELQDVRAERDVFQQKAHRLNVEMNHIMGNDEIRILDIDALCMENRYLHQRFSQLQEEVSLLKANLVKYKSALECKKTSKISGKANSSALTGVLSAKQVKELLLSEENGCSLPVTPQSISDLKSLATALLETIHEKNMVVQHQRQINKILGTRVAELENKLKTLEMSGLWSLPGGKRDAIILNAQQKESTQSPGQEGDKESEKISSTEVPNQESGPPAVSCGEEEELHEEAPSPSSEERCHQKPSDQSAEEEPKTPDSEECHDGVKYHDSGQSEITIDLTALTSHESEEEECLSDSSATVPDVNTEHLSELCHQTLENSGGREDESDEYTEGVESAETECIITEESIFIAGPSTATTKSAEGPEDVCSNQETELSEETDVCV, from the exons aTGGATCCGTCCCGGAGGAGCGAGGCTGACTGGCAGGGACTGATCAACGAG TTCCTGATTTGTAAGCGGAAGTTGGAAAGTAAGAAAGAAGCTCTCCTGATCCTGTCTAAGGAGCTGGACACCTGCCAGCAGGAGAGGGATCAGTACAAACTGATGGCCAACCAGCTCCGTGAGCGACACCAAGGACTCAAGAAGAAGTACAGAGAGCTCATT GATGGAgatccctctctgcctcctgagAAAAGGAATCAA GTGAATTTAGCCCAGCTCCTGAGAGACTCCAGAGAAAAAAGCAGCCAACTCTCTGATGAAGTGAAGGAGCTGAAACAAAGACTGGCAGAAGCTCAGGGTGATAACAAG CTCCTACGAATGACCATCACCAAACAGAGGCTGGGTGACGAGGAGGTCGGCACTCGCCACTTTCCTGCACATGAGCGAGAGGATCTGGTCAGACAATTAGAAAGAGCTCgagaacag AACGAGGTCCTGGAGCACAGTGTGAAGTCGCTCACAGACGAGCTGCAGGACGTACGAGCAGAGCGCGACGTGTTTCAGCAGAAGGCTCATCGTCTCAACGTGGAAATGAACCACATCATGGGAAACGACGAGATACGGATTTTAGACATAGATGCACTCTGCATGGAGAACAG GTATTTGCATCAGCGTTTCAGTCAACTTCAAGAAGAAGTCAGCTTGCTCAAAGCAAATCTGGTGAAGTACAAG aGTGCCCTGGAGTGCAAAAAAACCTCTAAAATCTCTGGGAAAGCCAACAGTAGTGCACTGACCGGGGTGCTGTCTGCTAAACAAG TCAAAGAATTGTTGCTGTCTGAAGAAAACGGCTGCAGTTTGCCGGTGACTCCTCAGTCCATCTCTGACCTCAAATCTCTCGCCACAGCTCTACTGGAAACCATCCATGAGAAGAATATGGTGGTTCAACACCAACGGCAGATCAACAA gATTCTTGGAACTCGAGTAGCAGAGCTGGAgaataaactaaaaacattagAAATGTCTGGATTATGGAGCCTGCCAG gagggaagagagacGCCATCATCCTGAACGCTCAGCAGAAGGAGTCGACTCAGTCGCCTGGACAGGAAG GTGATAAAGAGTCAGAAAAAATATCCTCCACAGAAGTCCCAAACCAAGAGAGTGGACCACCAGCTGTGTCatgtggagaggaagaggagcttcATGAGGAGGCACCGTCGCCATCCAGCGAGGAGAGGTGCCACCAGAAGCCTTCAGACCAGTCAGCTGAGGAAGAGCCAAAGACACCAGACAGCGAAGAGTGTCACGACGGCGTAAAGTATCATGACAGCGGCCAATCAGAGATCACAATTGATTTAACGGCTTTAACGAGTCATGAGTCGGAAGAAGAGGAGTGCCTGAGTGATTCCTCTGCCACGGTGCCAGATGTGAACACAGAGCATCTGTCAGAACTCTGCCACCAAACTTTAGAGAActcaggaggaagagaggatgagTCGGATGAGTACACTGAAGGGGTGGAAAGTGCTGAAACAGAGTGTATTATAACAGAGGAAAGTATCTTTATCGCTGGACCATCTACCGCTACGACAAAGTCTGCTGAAGGACCAGAGGATGTTTGCTCAAACCAGGAGACAGAGCTGTCAGAAGagacagatgtttgtgtttga